In Lutra lutra chromosome 6, mLutLut1.2, whole genome shotgun sequence, the following are encoded in one genomic region:
- the UNC5CL gene encoding UNC5C-like protein isoform X2, whose amino-acid sequence MCSDESAFQPARFLLLVGVPVASALLLVQCLRWHCPRWLLGACWKLDSQEDPVAHPTPLPENESSRQCAPATLPEMAAFYQELHTPTQGQTIIRQLMHKLLVFSAREVDHRGGCLMLQDMGISLLIPPGAVAVGRQERVSLILVWDLLDAPSLSRAQGLVSPVVACGPHGASFLKPCTLTFKHCAQEPSHARTYSSNTALLDAKAWRPLGRPGAHTSRDECRIQLSHFSLYTCVLEAPAGRDARKWLQLAVFCSPLAPGQSHLQLRIYFLNNTPCALQWAVTNEQPHGGRLRGPCQLFDFTGARGDQCLKLKYISEGWENVDESSCQLVPHLHIWHGKCPFRSFCFRRKAANENDDCSTLTSEIIVTMHTFQDGLETKYMEILRFQASEEESWAAPPPVSQPPPCNRLPPELFEQLQMLLEPNSITGNDWRRLASHLGLCGMKIRFLSCQRSPAAAILELFEEQNGSLQELHYLMTVMERLDCASAIQNYLSGTHSGSPAPVRGGAQENQGLELDEKL is encoded by the exons ATGTGCTCTGATGAGAGTGCCTTCCAACCGGCCCGGTTCCTACTGCTGGTGGGTGTCCCGGTGGCGAGTGCCCTCCTTCTGGTCCAGTGCCTTCGATGGCACTGTCCTCGCTGGCTGCTGGGGGCCTGCTGGAAGCTGGATAGCCAAGAGGATCCAGTGGCCCATCCCACTCCCCTACCGGAAAATGAGTCCTCAAGGCAGTGTGCACCGGCCACACTACCGGAGATGGCCGCCTTCTACCAGGAACTGCACACACCCACTCAAGGCCAGACCATCATCCGTCAGCTGATGCATAAGTTGTTGGTGTTCTCAGCTCGAGAGGTGGATCACCGTGGTGGCTGCCTGATGCTCCAGGATATGGGCATCTCTCTGCTCATCCCACCAG GAGCTGTGGCTGTGGGCCGCCAGGAGAGGGTGTCCCTGATCCTGGTGTGGGACTTGCTGGACGCCCCATCACTGTCCCGAGCCCAGGGGCTGGTGAGCCCTGTGGTGGCGTGTGGCCCCCATGGGGCCTCCTTCCTGAAGCCCTGCACCCTCACATTCAAGCACTGTGCCCAGGAGCCCAGCCATGCTCGTACCTACAGCAGCAACACAGCCCTGCTCGATGCCAAGGCCTGGAGGCCCCTGGGGCGGCCTGGGGCCCACACCTCCAGGGACGAGTGTCGTATCCAGCTCTCCCACTTCAG TCTCTACACCTGTGTGCTGGAGGCTCCTGCGGGCCGGGACGCCCGCAAATGGCTGCAGCTGGCTGTCTTTTGCTCACCGCTGGCGCCAGGGCAGTCCCACCTGCAGCTGCGCATCTACTTTCTCAACAACACACCCTGCGCCCTGCAGTGGGCCGTGACCAATGAGCAGCCCCACGGAGGGCGCCTGCGTGGGCCCTGCCAGCTCTTCGACTTCACAGGGGCCCGCGGGGACCAGTGCCTGAAGCTCAAATACATCTCTGAGG gTTGGGAGAATGTGGATGAGAGCAGTTGCCAGCTGGTTCCCCATCTCCACATCTGGCATGGAAAGTGCCCCTTCCGTTCCTTCTGCTTCCGGAGAAAAGCAG CCAATGAGAATGATGACTGCTCCACACTTACCAGTGAGATCATCGTCACCATGCACACTTTCCAGGAT GGCTTGGAGACCAAGTACATGGAAATCCTCAGATTCCAGGCATCAGAGGAAGAGTCCTGGGCGGCTCCACCCCCTGTCTCTCAACCACCCCCGTGCAACAG gctgCCCCCAGAACTCTTTGAGCAACTGCAGATGTTGTTGGAACCGAACAGCATCACGGGCAATGACTGGCGTCGGCTGGCCTCCCACCTGGGGCTCTGCGGCATGAAAATCCG ATTCCTGTCCTGCCAGCGCAGCCCGGCCGCAGCCATCCTGGAGCTATTCGAGGAGCAGAACGGCAGCCTGCAGGAGCTGCACTACCTCATGACCGTCATGGAGCGGCTGGACTGCGCCTCGGCCATCCAGAACTACCTGAGCGGGACGCACAGCGGTAGCCCGGCGCCGGTCCGCGGGGGCGCCCAGGAGAACCAGGGCCTGGAACTGGACGAGAAGCTCTGA
- the UNC5CL gene encoding UNC5C-like protein isoform X1 codes for MISCHPHNHPEQSLALAGPGVQGNWQHRGTTRMCSDESAFQPARFLLLVGVPVASALLLVQCLRWHCPRWLLGACWKLDSQEDPVAHPTPLPENESSRQCAPATLPEMAAFYQELHTPTQGQTIIRQLMHKLLVFSAREVDHRGGCLMLQDMGISLLIPPGAVAVGRQERVSLILVWDLLDAPSLSRAQGLVSPVVACGPHGASFLKPCTLTFKHCAQEPSHARTYSSNTALLDAKAWRPLGRPGAHTSRDECRIQLSHFSLYTCVLEAPAGRDARKWLQLAVFCSPLAPGQSHLQLRIYFLNNTPCALQWAVTNEQPHGGRLRGPCQLFDFTGARGDQCLKLKYISEGWENVDESSCQLVPHLHIWHGKCPFRSFCFRRKAANENDDCSTLTSEIIVTMHTFQDGLETKYMEILRFQASEEESWAAPPPVSQPPPCNRLPPELFEQLQMLLEPNSITGNDWRRLASHLGLCGMKIRFLSCQRSPAAAILELFEEQNGSLQELHYLMTVMERLDCASAIQNYLSGTHSGSPAPVRGGAQENQGLELDEKL; via the exons ATGATCTCATGCCATCCTCACAATCACCCTGAGCA gtCCTTGGCCTTGGCTGGCCCAGGGGTGCAGGGGAACTGGCAGCATCGAGGGACCACGCGGATGTGCTCTGATGAGAGTGCCTTCCAACCGGCCCGGTTCCTACTGCTGGTGGGTGTCCCGGTGGCGAGTGCCCTCCTTCTGGTCCAGTGCCTTCGATGGCACTGTCCTCGCTGGCTGCTGGGGGCCTGCTGGAAGCTGGATAGCCAAGAGGATCCAGTGGCCCATCCCACTCCCCTACCGGAAAATGAGTCCTCAAGGCAGTGTGCACCGGCCACACTACCGGAGATGGCCGCCTTCTACCAGGAACTGCACACACCCACTCAAGGCCAGACCATCATCCGTCAGCTGATGCATAAGTTGTTGGTGTTCTCAGCTCGAGAGGTGGATCACCGTGGTGGCTGCCTGATGCTCCAGGATATGGGCATCTCTCTGCTCATCCCACCAG GAGCTGTGGCTGTGGGCCGCCAGGAGAGGGTGTCCCTGATCCTGGTGTGGGACTTGCTGGACGCCCCATCACTGTCCCGAGCCCAGGGGCTGGTGAGCCCTGTGGTGGCGTGTGGCCCCCATGGGGCCTCCTTCCTGAAGCCCTGCACCCTCACATTCAAGCACTGTGCCCAGGAGCCCAGCCATGCTCGTACCTACAGCAGCAACACAGCCCTGCTCGATGCCAAGGCCTGGAGGCCCCTGGGGCGGCCTGGGGCCCACACCTCCAGGGACGAGTGTCGTATCCAGCTCTCCCACTTCAG TCTCTACACCTGTGTGCTGGAGGCTCCTGCGGGCCGGGACGCCCGCAAATGGCTGCAGCTGGCTGTCTTTTGCTCACCGCTGGCGCCAGGGCAGTCCCACCTGCAGCTGCGCATCTACTTTCTCAACAACACACCCTGCGCCCTGCAGTGGGCCGTGACCAATGAGCAGCCCCACGGAGGGCGCCTGCGTGGGCCCTGCCAGCTCTTCGACTTCACAGGGGCCCGCGGGGACCAGTGCCTGAAGCTCAAATACATCTCTGAGG gTTGGGAGAATGTGGATGAGAGCAGTTGCCAGCTGGTTCCCCATCTCCACATCTGGCATGGAAAGTGCCCCTTCCGTTCCTTCTGCTTCCGGAGAAAAGCAG CCAATGAGAATGATGACTGCTCCACACTTACCAGTGAGATCATCGTCACCATGCACACTTTCCAGGAT GGCTTGGAGACCAAGTACATGGAAATCCTCAGATTCCAGGCATCAGAGGAAGAGTCCTGGGCGGCTCCACCCCCTGTCTCTCAACCACCCCCGTGCAACAG gctgCCCCCAGAACTCTTTGAGCAACTGCAGATGTTGTTGGAACCGAACAGCATCACGGGCAATGACTGGCGTCGGCTGGCCTCCCACCTGGGGCTCTGCGGCATGAAAATCCG ATTCCTGTCCTGCCAGCGCAGCCCGGCCGCAGCCATCCTGGAGCTATTCGAGGAGCAGAACGGCAGCCTGCAGGAGCTGCACTACCTCATGACCGTCATGGAGCGGCTGGACTGCGCCTCGGCCATCCAGAACTACCTGAGCGGGACGCACAGCGGTAGCCCGGCGCCGGTCCGCGGGGGCGCCCAGGAGAACCAGGGCCTGGAACTGGACGAGAAGCTCTGA